Below is a genomic region from Phragmitibacter flavus.
GACCGTGCTGGAGGACGATGCTGAATTGTTCGACGCGCTGAGGGCAGGGGCTTCCGGCTATTTCTTGAAGACGGCGTCCTACCAATTGTTGGTAGAGGCGGTGCGCGTGGTGGCCAGCGGGGAAGTTTACCTGCCGCAGAACATGGTGACAAAAGTAGTAGAGGCGTTTCGCAGACAGCGTTCCGGTTGGAGAGATGCAACGGACGAGCAGCGGGAACGAGTTAGGGGTTTGTCAGATCGTGAACTGGACATCTTGCGGCTGGTGGCAAAAGGGCACAGCAACAAAGAGGTCTCCCTCGCCCTTCAATTGACGGAAGGCACGGTAAAAAATCACATGACCAGCATCTTGAGCAAACTGAAGCTACCGGACCGGACATCGGCCGCGTTGCTAGCCAGGGACTTGGGCATTGTCTGATGGGCTCAGAGGTGGGCTGTCATGGTCGATGGCGTCACTTGCCACCCTTGAACGATGTCGGCACCAATGGGAAAAACATCTCGCCCGCTTTGCGCAGGTCCTCGTTACGAAGCGATGCCTCATGCACGGCATTCGACTGACGACGATGACGCACCAGCAAATGGTAAGCGCCAATGCTCTCAAATCCGCCATTAAGCGCGCTTTGCATCGGCAAAGACTGCTGCACATCACGGTCAAAATTTTCCACCATGCCCCATGGCGGAAAAAGCTGCTCGCTCTCCATCCGCCGCAACACGTCATAGACGTTCTCCGGACGTTCATCCGTGCTGGCCGACATCAGCACATAATGCGGATGCAAAAAGCTTTGTTTCGGCAGATCCACGCCACTGACCATGTAACCCAAGCCCAAACGCGCCTCCCCCGCCGACAATCCGTAAAAACCCAGCTTGGCCGCACGGCTTTCAGGCCAGTGAATGGAAAAGTATTCGCGCTGACGCTTCAACATCTCACGTCGTGCTCCCAGCCAGTTCTGCCTCGATACGGCGTCCAAAACCTCCGTGTCAAAATCTGGATAAAAAAGACTCTGAATCTCCACGATGAAGCCCACGCCATCGTGGACGCGTCCGGTTTCCAGCATGCGGGGTGGGAGAGCACCGTCAATCATCTTTACCAACCCCAACACCAAGGCCGTCTCTCCTCCCCAATCCCTCCAGACCGATGGCAATGGATCTTTCACCCCGCCATCCCGAAATCCATGGCCGATGTAACCCTGGGCATCCACCAGATTCTCCAGCGTCATTGACTGAATCATCTTGGCCACCTGCGATTTGATGGCCCCGTCGCCCAAGATCTCTGAGGCCAGCAACATGGAGTGGAAATAAAGGCTCGAATCCACGGTGCTGAACTCCGTGCCCGGCACAATCTCATACCGGCCCCCACCATCCAACCTTACAAAATGAGGCAGCCAGCCGTTCGCCGACGCCATGCCCGCCACATTTTGATGAATGCGCATCAACACCTCCCGCGCAAATGCCTCCTCAACCATCCCCTGACGGCTCGCCAGTGCGGTCGCCAAGGCGAACAAACCGGAGGCCGGCACATTGTCAAAAAGTCCCTCACGCGTGTGCGCCCGGTCCCTCACGAAGCCGTGCTTGGAACTGTAACAGCGCGCCAGCTTGGCATAACTCGACAGAAACACGTATTCATCATAAGCAATCGCCGGTGCTTCCACGATGAATGCCAGCGAATCCAGCTCCGCCTGCGCCCCAGCTTCCGCCACCCAGTTCAGAAACTTCGCCTTTCCGATTTTTTCCGGCTCGAGGTTCTCCACAAAGGTGCGCAAATCCGGGGAATCCAGATCCATGCTCTTCGACCACAGCAGTTCTTCATCGACCCCCTTGATCTCCAGTTTGAACTGTCCCCGGCCCTTGGCGCGAAATTCTACTCCAACGATCTTGGGCTGGAATTTTGCCGTAATGAACGACGGGAAGCTGGCGGAAAAGTCCAGCGTTTGCCCTCGATCCGCCCCCAACCCGGCCAGCGCATGCCACATCCCTCCCCAGCGCCCTTGCGGCATGTCCACCCTTACCGTCCCGACCTGCCAGCCCACCCCTTCATTCGATTGACCAATGAAACCGAAATCGGTCCCCAAATGTGTGTAGGACACGAACGGGTTCATCGCCTGCTCCAGGCGCTGAACCCCACCATCAACGGGATCCATCACCGTCACATACTCCTGCACCGGCTGCCTCACCCGCCGCGGCTCCGGCGCCGGCAATTCCACCACCGCAGGAGGCGAACCAGCCAAGCTCTGTCCCAGACCGGCGCCCGGATTTTCAACCGATTGTGCCGCTGTCCATCCACCCATCGTGATGCAGCCTACCATGAAACCATAGCCGGCAAAGCGATGAATATTCGTGCGCCACATGATTGACCGATCGATTAGTTAATTTTTCTTAAAGTTTAATACCTTGGAGTGTCGGAGACCAGTTAAAAAACTTAAGCTGGCGCGGAAGGATCACCCAAGAGCCAAATCCCAACGAGTTTCGCAACAACGGCAAGACGATGAAGGGATTAGCATTGGACTCACAAGCAGCTGGTTCAGATGGTGGTTGTCCATTCACAACCCAGGGTGACCGTTCAGGTCAATCAAAAACTGATCGACCTGCCACCGCCAGCCCTAGAAATTTGGGCCGGTCAAATCAAATGCCTTGCAAGACCCCCGTGCTGTCACCAATCCGCTCCGCCTTGGCTCCCATGCGTTCAAGCATTGCCAAATAAAGATTGGTCATCGGGGTTTCCCCCGGCAGCATGATGTGCCGACCTGGATTCAGCGATCCATTGCCACGTCCCGCCAGAATGACAGGCAATTCATCGTGGTTGTGACGGTTGCCATCGGCGATGCCGCCGCCATAAACAATCATCGAACTGTCGAGCAACGACTGCCCCCCTTCTTTCGTGTCCTTCATCCGCTTCAGGAAATAAGCGAACTGCTCCATGTAGAAACGGTCAATCTTTGCGATTTTCTCCAGCTTCTCCGCATTGTTCTGGTGGTGAGAAAGATGGTGATGCGCATCCGGCACTCCAATCTGCGGAAAGCTGCGATTGCTGCCATCATGCGCCAGCAAAAAGGTCGAAACACGTGTGGCATCCGTCTGGAAGGCCAGCAACAGCAAATCAAACATCACCCGGATGTGATCCTGCGTATCGGACGGCATCTCAGCTGGGGGCACCACGCCAGGGGGAAGGTTGGGCGTCATGCGCTCCGCTTTTTCAATGCGCGTTTCAATGTCACGGACGGAAGCCATGTATTCGTCGATCTTGCGATTGTCTGAGGAAGACACCCGACGCTGCAAACTCTTCGCATCATCCATGACAAAATCCAAAATGCTCTTCTGGTAACGCTTGCGACGCTCCCCATCCTTGCCACCACCACGAATGCCAAAAAGCCGCTCGAAAACCAGCCGTGGGTCCATTTCAGGTGCC
It encodes:
- a CDS encoding response regulator — its product is MINPIKVVLVDDQALFREAMCSLLAKATDLEVIADVENGERAVEIVRGLLPDVVIMDLCMPGISGIEAARRIHSENPSVRVLMLTVLEDDAELFDALRAGASGYFLKTASYQLLVEAVRVVASGEVYLPQNMVTKVVEAFRRQRSGWRDATDEQRERVRGLSDRELDILRLVAKGHSNKEVSLALQLTEGTVKNHMTSILSKLKLPDRTSAALLARDLGIV
- a CDS encoding DUF1552 domain-containing protein, producing the protein MATTSSPYSRRAFLRGAGALFSLPALESFGFKAFAAEAKVVSPTRMAFLYIPNGVNVPQWQVKGEGKDYELSPTLQVLKDLKNDFSVFSKLAHDKARSNGDGAGDHARATATFLTGCQAKKTAGSDIRIGQSVDQIAADHLGHLTPLASLELSTDGDRSSGRCDSGYSCAYQFNMSWKNESMPMAPEMDPRLVFERLFGIRGGGKDGERRKRYQKSILDFVMDDAKSLQRRVSSSDNRKIDEYMASVRDIETRIEKAERMTPNLPPGVVPPAEMPSDTQDHIRVMFDLLLLAFQTDATRVSTFLLAHDGSNRSFPQIGVPDAHHHLSHHQNNAEKLEKIAKIDRFYMEQFAYFLKRMKDTKEGGQSLLDSSMIVYGGGIADGNRHNHDELPVILAGRGNGSLNPGRHIMLPGETPMTNLYLAMLERMGAKAERIGDSTGVLQGI